In one Nicotiana tomentosiformis chromosome 6, ASM39032v3, whole genome shotgun sequence genomic region, the following are encoded:
- the LOC138894693 gene encoding uncharacterized protein has protein sequence MANNQNIRPVGALPSDTEKNPQVNVVTLRNGRDLVEMPKKKKEQCDMLKQIHLNISLVDMLREVPKYAKYIKDIVANKRRLTEFETGALTEECTSRIQHKLPQKLKDPGTFTIPVRICEIDVGRALCDLGASINLISLSMFKQLGLGALRPTTVLLQLADRSNVYPEGVIEDVLLQIAKFIFPADFMILDYEAEELVPIILG, from the exons ATGGCTAACAATCAGAATATTAGACCTGTTGGAGCTCTCCCAAGTGATACAGAGAAAAATCCTCAAGTCAATGTAGTGACGTTGAGAAATGGGAGAGATTTAGTAGAAATGCCTAAGAAGAAAAAGGAGCAGTGTG ATATGCTGAAGCAGATACACTTGAACATCTCTTTGGTGGACATGCTCCGTGAGGTcccaaaatatgcaaaatatattAAGGATATAGTGGCAAATAAGAGAAGGTTAACTGAATTTGAGACCGgcgcacttactgaggagtgcacttccaggattcaacataagcttccacaaaagcttaaggatccgggTACTTTTACCATCCCCGTGAGGATTTGTGAAATTGATGTAGGTagagccttgtgtgatttgggagcaagtATCAATCTGATATCATTGTCAATGTTCAAACAATTGGGATTAGGAGCTCTGAGACCCACCACGGTGCTGCTACAGTTAGCTGACAGATCTAATGTTTATCCTGAGGGGGTAATTGAGGACGTCTTGCTGCAGATTGCGAAGTTTATTTTCCCTGCAGATTTTATGATCCTGGACTACGAGGCTGAGGAGTTAGTTCCTATCATCTTGGGATGA